A genomic segment from Phragmites australis chromosome 6, lpPhrAust1.1, whole genome shotgun sequence encodes:
- the LOC133922039 gene encoding pentatricopeptide repeat-containing protein At5g62370, producing MLRATLRLMCTGAASHSHSRSRSHAARCADLLNDLLRRGRLADARAVAARLARTPPDPAVSDALVSFHARLGDAGSALSHLERLVQCGWTPSAASSAALFRAMCAASMYAEAMDLFVLWDGAGAPDPLPVSEFHLLIPGLCAKGAVDKARFLFDAMLGSDFAAPVRVYKSLVFAYCKSRRTLEADEVCRLMVKKGMHLDRVLCTGLIRGFCLEGRLELALDVFHRMQGVEHVGLDVYAYTTMIAGLFEHGYVDHGWELYQEMRDRGMEPSPVTNNVMIKWYCKSKRVGAAMELYNAMVRDGVAPDLRCYTILMTSLCREGKLAEAEHLFDRMLEGGIFPDHVMFISIARFFPKGWEVRFVRKALKVVAKLDCSGELLDLSSLASGCSSMSLQQEAERLLDEMVRSNMLPVDVIFNLMIIAMCLEGRLDVSYYLLDKLVAYGCEPSVLTYNIVIKCLCRQKRMDDARTLISIMQNRGVRPDMSTNSIMVTAYCKIGDIASALSVFDEMVKDGLEPSIAVYDSIIACLCRMRRLKEAEFTLRQMIEAGLSPDEVIYTSLLNGYSVMGRTRSACRIFDEMLERGLQPGSHAYGALINGLIKENKIRKALHYLERMLAEGFATQTVIYTMLINQFFRKGEISLGLDLVDLMMKNHIEPDLITYGALITGICRNIDRRDMRPSLAIKLKEARHMLFTLLPHITVGTRKGKQESKNMSTEEKLQLAQSIIQDLAESGMMPDLHIYNGMLNGLCRANKMDDAYSLLLLMDQAGVLPNHVTHTILMNNHLRLDESNRAIQLFNSLNADGHVFDKITYNTFIKGLSLAGRTNEALSFFLMMQKRGFVPSKAAYDKLMELLLAEESTNLALKLFEDMFSHGYIPRYSNYTSLLLILAKDNRWIEADIIFMMMLNRGRSLDTETKKCLEELCYKEGKLDLAFEMECNMPLYAVG from the coding sequence ATGCTGCGCGCAACGCTCCGCCTCATGTGCACCGGCGCCGCCTCGCACTCGCACTCCCGCTCCAGATCCCACGCCGCGCGCTGCGCCGACCTCCTCAACGACCTCCTGCGCCGGGGCCGCCTCGCGGACGCGCGCGCCGTGGCCGCCCGGCTCGCGCGGACCCCACCCGACCCGGCCGTCTCGGATGCGCTCGTGTCCTTCCACGCCCGCCTCGGCGATGCCGGCTCCGCGCTGTCCCACCTGGAGCGCCTCGTCCAGTGCGGCTGGACCCCCTCTGCCGCCTCCAGCGCGGCACTCTTCCGCGCCATGTGCGCCGCGTCCATGTACGCCGAGGCGATGGACCTGTTCGTGCTCTGGGACGGCGCGGGCGCCCCGGATCCGCTGCCCGTGTCGGAGTTCCACCTTCTCATCCCGGGGCTGTGCGCCAAGGGTGCGGTCGACAAGGCCCGCTTCTTGTTCGACGCAATGCTCGGGTCGGATTTCGCGGCCCCTGTCCGCGTGTACAAGTCGCTCGTGTTCGCGTACTGCAAGTCACGGCGCACGCTGGAGGCCGACGAGGTGTGCCGGCTCATGGTGAAGAAAGGGATGCATTTGGATAGGGTGCTGTGCACGGGGCTAATACGTGGGTTTTGCCTGGAGGGGCGGCTGGAGCTGGCGCTCGACGTGTTTCACAGAATGCAGGGGGTTGAGCATGTTGGGTTGGACGTGTATGCTTACACAACGATGATCGCGGGTTTGTTTGAGCACGGGTATGTAGACCATGGTTGGGAGCTGTACCAGGAAATGCGCGACAGGGGTATGGAGCCGAGCCCAGTGACGAACAATGTTATGATAAAGTGGTATTGTAAGAGCAAGCGGGTCGGTGCTGCCATGGAGCTTTACAATGCGATGGTGAGGGATGGTGTTGCCCCTGACTTGAGGTGTTACACTATCCTGATGACATCGCTTTGCAGGGAAGGGAAGTTAGCGGAGGCTGAACATCTGTTCGATAGGATGCTGGAGGGGGGCATTTTTCCTGACCATGTGATGTTTATTTCGATAGCTAGGTTCTTCCCCAAGGGCTGGGAGGTCAGATTCGTGCGGAAAGCACTGAAGGTTGTTGCCAAGTTGGATTGTAGTGGAGAGCTACTGGACCTTTCGTCGCTGGCCAGTGGGTGCTCAAGCATGAGTTTGCAGCAGGAGGCCGAGCGCCTTCTTGACGAGATGGTGAGAAGCAATATGCTCCCTGTTGATGTTATTTTCAATTTGATGATAATTGCTATGTGCTTAGAGGGAAGGTTGGATGTGTCATACTATCTATTGGACAAGTTGGTGGCTTATGGCTGTGAACCTTCAGTCTTAACATACAACATTGTGATAAAATGTCTGTGTCGACAAAAGCGCATGGATGATGCGAGGACACTCATTAGTATTATGCAGAATAGGGGTGTCAGGCCTGATATGTCAACGAATTCTATCATGGTAACCGCATACTGTAAGATTGGCGACATAGCGAGTGCACTTAGTGTGTTTGATGAAATGGTGAAGGACGGGCTAGAGCCTTCTATTGCAGTATATGATTCCATCATAGCATGCCTGTGTAGAATGAGGCGTCTTAAAGAAGCAGAGTTTACACTCCGGCAAATGATTGAAGCTGGACTCTCACCTGATGAGGTTATTTACACATCACTTCTTAACGGATATTCTGTTATGGGGCGAACAAGGAGTGCTTGCCGTATCTTTGATGAAATGCTAGAGCGAGGTTTACAGCCAGGTTCCCATGCTTATGGTGCCCTTATAAATGGGTTgataaaagaaaacaagatcagAAAGGCTCTCCATTATCTGGAAAGAATGCTGGCGGAGGGCTTTGCAACACAAACTGTTATATATACAATGCTCATAAATCAGTTCTTTAGGAAAGGAGAGATAAGTTTAGGCTTAGATCTTGTTGATTTGATGATGAAAAATCATATTGAACCTGATCTAATTACCTACGGTGCACTAATCACTGGAATATGCCGAAATATAGATCGTCGAGACATGAGACCATCTTTGGCCATAAAATTGAAGGAAGCAAGGCATATGTTATTTACACTGCTGCCGCATATAACTGTTGGTACAAGAAAAGGGAAGCAGGAGAGTAAGAACATGTCTACAGAAGAAAAGCTTCAGCTTGCTCAGAGTATAATACAGGATCTTGCAGAAAGTGGGATGATGCCTGACTTACATATTTATAATGGTATGCTTAATGGCCTTTGTAGAGCAAACAAGATGGACGATGCTTACAGCCTCTTGTTGTTGATGGACCAAGCTGGTGTTCTTCCCAATCATGTGACACACACAATACTCATGAATAACCATTTAAGATTAGATGAAAGCAATCGTGCTATCCAATTATTTAACTCGTTGAACGCTGATGGACACGTTTTTGATAAGATAACTTACAACACTTTTATTAAGGGGCTTTCTCTTGCTGGAAGAACGAATGAAGCACTGTCATTTTTCCTGATGATGCAGAAAAGAGGCTTTGTTCCTAGTAAGGCTGCCTATGACAAACTAATGGAGCTGCTTCTTGCTGAAGAATCAACCAATCTCGCCTTGAAGTTATTTGAGGATATGTTTTCTCATGGCTATATTCCACGATATAGCAACTATACTTCTTTGCTACTGATACTTGCAAAAGATAACCGGTGGATAGAAGCTGACATAATTTTTATGATGATGCTGAATAGAGGGAGATCTCTTGATACAGAAACAAAGAAATGCCTAGAGGAGCTATGCTATAAAGAGGGAAAACTTGATTTGGCTTTTGAAATGGAGTGTAACATGCCTCTTTATGCAGTTGGATAA